A window of the Lodderomyces beijingensis strain CBS 14171 genome assembly, chromosome: 7 genome harbors these coding sequences:
- a CDS encoding mitochondrial 37S ribosomal protein bS6m: protein MYYELFAIARITDPLHVTKEATKIASTVGKLILNNRGVIRDITSLGARPLPKIVSREQERHFQGYNFIIGFDSSSNVQAQLLRTLRKDPRILRASMKKHDLTKSLNPGTSLEQALR, encoded by the coding sequence ATGTACTACGAACTATTTGCTATAGCCCGTATCACGGATCCGTTGCATGTTACAAAGGAAGCCACCAAGATTGCCTCGACAGTTGgtaagttgatcttgaacaacagagGCGTCATCAGGGACATAACGAGCTTAGGCGCAAGACCACTACCCAAGATAGTCTCcagagaacaagaacggCACTTTCAAGGAtacaacttcatcatcggGTTTGATTCCTCGAGTAATGTGCAAGCGCAATTGTTGAGAACATTGCGAAAAGACCCGAGAATCCTAAGGGCCAGTATGAAGAAACacgacttgaccaagagtTTGAATCCGGGGACATCTTTGGAACAGGCCCTTAGGTGA